The following nucleotide sequence is from Candidatus Neomarinimicrobiota bacterium.
CAGAGTAAAGCACAACCTGAATTACTAAAACTATTAAGTAACCGGAAATTAATCCCTGTCTGCCCTGAAGTCGAAGGCGGACTCCCCACACCCAGACCACCTGCAGAGATCACTGGCGATCAAGTTCTACGTGAGAATGGGGAAGACGTAACCCTGCAATTCAAAAGGGGCGCAAAAC
It contains:
- a CDS encoding DUF523 domain-containing protein, with amino-acid sequence MNSKPPILISACLMGEACRFDGQSKAQPELLKLLSNRKLIPVCPEVEGGLPTPRPPAEITGDQVLRENGEDVTLQFKRGAK